The stretch of DNA AAACTAGCGAGTGCGTTAGTTTAACAAGAAAAAAGAGCCGTCTATGCAGCTCATTGATCTTCTACTAACGCACCCGATAGTTTAAGTGTAATACTTCACAATTCCCTCCAGAATAAATAAAAATGGCGAGAAAAATGTCACAGGAAGGTGTATTACTCCTTAACTTCACCATTAATTTAAATGGATAATTTCCCAATTAATAAAGGGTCCCCCCTGCTACTTAATCAAGAACATCTCCCCTTTTTCATCAAATGCATGCTTAAAATCAAATGCAAAAGGAGTGGGACCATGCTGAATATAATAGTTGTATCTCTTGAATGCCTCCTCCCATGAGACATCATTAACCTTTTCTGTCCACCAAACTACATAAGAAAGGTGTTTCTTTGGATACGGCTCGATCCATCTGCTTCTATCTCGTAATGCTTGCATATGCTGTCCTGAATAGGTAAAGCGATATAAGGATTGAAGGCTTCTCCATACTGTTAGTGTAAGAATAGGAGAACCAATTCCCTTTACGGTTTCTTCAGGGAAAGGGACTCCTTCAGGTGAAAACGCCTCAATAAGTCCTGACTTAGTTGCCTGACGATATACTTCATTTCCCACTTGAAAAAATTCACGAGAGGCAGGGTGGTCATTGTGGTGGTTTAGCCTACCAACAGTATAGATTGAAACTAATGCCATAAACAGCCCTCCATCTATAGTCTTTTCCTAGATATATTCAAGTAAAAATGTGAAAATTCCTTCTTCAGCTAACCTGCCTCGTTAGTTGAAGAAGAAATACGATCTGTAACATATCTATTCTATCGCTGAACGAGTGTGCTGCATGCACTCCTAGTAGACATAACACCCGGATTGGGAAGTATTCGATTTCATTACTCCATAAGAAAAGCTGCCCTTTAAAGGCAGCTGGCTTCACATTTGTATATATACCAACTGACATAATGTTAAATAAAAAAATCGTCCGTTCTATCGGACGATTTTTTCTTATTGTGCTACTTCGCTGGCAATGCTTGATTCTGCTAAGCCAACTTCTTTAAGTACCTCATTTAATTCAGCTTCAGCCTCTTCAAATTTAGCATTTGCCTCATCTAATACAACGTCACCTTCTGCAGCTAATGCGTCTGCTTTCATTGTATAAGCTTCTTGCATTTTGTTTAATGCTGAGTCAATTGTTTCTTGGTGATCTTTTAATTCAGCAGGAACTTCTAATTCTTCTACTTTAACCGCAGTATTTGCAGCAGCTGTTTTTGCAGCATCCCGCATTTTTTTTAGCTCAGCAGCTTCTGGAGGTGCTTCTACATCTACATTTTCAAAAGCATTTAGATCTGCATCTACAGCATTAATAGATTGAGAGATTGATAAGTAAAACTTCATCATATCTCCAGCAGGGTTCGCTTTTTCTTCAGATGCAGTTTCTTCAGATTTAGTTCCTACAGTCGTTGTAACTTTTTTCTCTTCTTTGTCTTCTTTGTCTTCAGTACAAGCTGCAAGCACTAAAGAAAGTGAAGCAATAAGCAATAATAGTTTTTTCATCATTCAATCTCCTTTAATCTTGGGAATATTTAGTTATATTACCACAGATAAACTCCCTTGTAAATGAATTACCAAATAATTCGCCATTTAGTAACGTTTTCAAAGATCTTATAAAGACCGATTCAATCACTGAACCGAAGGGTTTTGTTCAGTAAATCAGGAGTTAATGAACACCCTATATTTACAGTGTTTTGTGAGGTTAATTCTTTTATTAATGTTCAAGAACTCGTTCAATAATCTAAGTTCAGTAACCTATACGACACCTAAGTATAGTTACACGATTAAATCTAGGCCATAAGAAAAAACCGCCTTGTAAGGCTGTCGGTTATTCAACTAAAGCGCCCGTTAGTTGAATATGAAAAAAGCAATTTATCACATATTAAATTTAGGAGTCTTCATTAATCTTTGGAAAAAGTAGTCCCGTCCAGTCGGAATTGGCTGATGGCTGCTTTATAGCAAGCTGCATCACCAGTGAAGCATCGATTCCAGGAGTCGTTGCAGTAGGCGATTTATTGAAACATGACTGCATTTAATTTGATTGCAGGTACATTTCAAGACGCAGCCAACACCATTAACAAAGTTAAGCAATACATCCAACCGGATGCTGCTAGTCTGGGGATGATTTCATCTCACAATGAGGTCTTTAAAACTCGTAATAAAGAATTAATAAAAGATTTGATTAAAGAAAAATACAAGTTTGAATGAACCACGAAAATGCATCAAAGAAGAATGTATTCACTTACACATAGCCTTTCACACTTAGCAGACTGTATTTTCTCTTGAAGCGTTCCAAGATTTTCGTCCAGCTTGCCCCGAAAACTAAAATGAAAAATACATTCGATAATCCATGCGCCAAATCGAAATAGATGCTGGAGACATAGACACCGACAAAAAATTCCCTTGTCAAAATCTCCATGTTGCTTACAATGATCCACATGTTCATGAACCAACCGAATAAATATCCCCAAAGGAACCCGAAGATGCACTTACCCCACATTTTCTTCATCCACCAAACGTTACGCAACAGACCGGCACTCATCCCAAGCATTCCCCACGCATACATTTGCCATGGAGTCCAAGGTCCTTGTCCCAAGAAGATGTTGGAAACGACCGCTGCGACAGCCCCTACGATGAAGCCCGATTCCGCCCCGAAAACAAGACCGGCCATCATGATGACGAATGAGGTGGGCTGGACACTGGGCAGGCCCGCAAAAGGAACGCGGCTAACCGCCGCAATGGCCGCGAGCATCGCCAAAATGACGATTTCCCGCCCTGCCAATTCCCTGAATTCAAAACGGGAAAAGAAGGGGAGCATGGTACACGCGATAATCGCAAGGCTCAGCAGCAGATAGGCATTGTAATCGAAATAAACGATGGAAACAATGAGCATGGTGAGCACAATAAAAGAAGCGGCCATCAAGTAAATGTGGGAGCGGGCCATGTTTCGATCGCCTCCTCTAACGTAAGTGCTTCATATACATTGCTTGACCTTGTCGCCCGGTTGATTGCCGTGGTGTAGAAGTAATTCCCTTTGAATAATTGATCCGCCGTGCCGGCAACCGTTATTTCCCCATCAAACATGATAGCGCATCTTTGTGCATTCCGGGCAGCGAACTCGATGTCATGCGTCACCATCATGATGGTCAATCCTTCACGATGGAGCCTATAGAGCACTTCGGAAAAGCGCTTTTTCGAGATGGGATCCAGCCCTTTTGTCGGTTCATCGATGAACAGGATATCAGGAGAGCCAATCAGCATGCAGGCAAGTGCCGCCCTTTGTATTTCTCCGCCTGAGCAATCATACGGATGGCGATCCCGCAGATGTGTGATATTGAATGCCTTCATCAATTCCTCCATTTTGGCAGTGCCGTTTTTCACATCGTGTCGCACGACCGCTTCTTCCAATTCCTTCACAATGGTATCATGGACGAAATAGGTCCGTGGATTTTGGGGAAGGTAGGCCATTCTTTCATACAGTTTCCTGCCCTTCAGCTTACTTACTTCCATTCCTTCATAGCATACTGTTCCCCGTTTCGGCTTGATGCTTCCAATGCACGCCTTCATAACAGTGGATTTTCCTGAACCGTTCCCTCCGACCAATGCAAAGAATTCCCCTTTGAAAATATCCAGCGAAAGACTTTTCAAGATCATCGATCCTTTTTTCTCGTATTGGAAATATACATCCTTCATTTCCAGTACCCGCTGCCTCCCAGTTCCCTTAGTGGCATCGGCATCCGCAACTTCAAGTGCAGGATATACCGGCAGTGTTCGGATCCACTCTTTGCTTTCCTTCACGTTCAATGGTATGCCATCCAGTCTTGGCCAAACTTCTTTTTCCATATAAAGCCTAGATATTGAAGGTACGTAAGGGATGAATCGTTCGTCTCCCCGCGCATATAGTTCAGTGATGACCGCTTTGCTGTTTCCATCATAAACGATTTTCCCGTCCTCCATCATAAGTACCCGATCCGCAACCCCGAACAGTTCTTCCAACCGATGTTCGACAAGAATGACCGTCATGCCCATTTCCTTGTTCAACCTTTCCAGAATGAGAATCAACTCTTTGGCCGCAATCGGATCAAGCTGGGAAGTCGGTTCATCCAGTAGCAGCACCTTGGGCTTCAATAACAGAACGGAAAGCAAATTCAGCATCTGCTTCTGGCCACCGGATAGTTCCGATGGCTTCAATCTCAGCAATCCTTCCACTCCAAAAAAATGGACCATCTCTGCAACCCTTTTGCGCATTTCGAAATTCGAGTAGCCCAGATTTTCCAAGCCGAACACAATTTCCTGCATCACTTCATCCATGACGATTTGATTGTCGGGATCTTGAAAAACAAGGCCAATTTGTTCAATCAATAACCTTTCTTCCCAGTCCTCCAAACGCTTTCCTTCGTAATAGATTTCCCCTTTCCTCCTGCCTGCAGGGGCAAGCTCTTTTTTCAAAAGACGCAGCAATGTCGTCTTGCCGCAGCCGCTCGGGCCGCATAGCACTACAAATTCCCCTTCCCTCACACTTAAATGGATATCCTTCAGCGCTTTCCATTCCATGTCGGGAAAGCCGAATGTCATTTCTTCTATACGGAAAATTTCCACTTCAATTGTTCTCTCCCTTCAACGAGCAATGGAAATGATACCAATAACATCATACAAATAAGCAGGACCCAATCCAGGAAATAAAGGTGCAATGTCCCCAGAGCTGGATAGATAATGATTTTGCCGTACCCAAGCATCCCGCCTGTTACACATAGCGCAAAAAGAGCAGTCATTGTCACGAGCCACCCCTTATCCCGTTTGTTCATTCTGTAGGGAATATAAGGATTCCGCTTGCCCGTCCCGTATCCCCTCGCCTTCATTGAATCCGCCGTGTCCAATGATTCTTGCAAGGACCATGTCAACAAAATCTGCAGCATGGTCATCCCATTTCCCACTCGCTCCCATACGGTTCCTGTCGAGGCTGTCGTCCCTTTGATGCGCTGCACGTCGCTTATTTCATCCAGCCTTCTTTTCAAAAGGGGGACGAAACGGATGGCCAGCATGGTCAAAAAGGCGGTTCTTGGCAAGAATGAAGAAAAAACGAACAGAAATTTATTGCCGTTCAAAATGATGTTGAATGAAATGAACATCAGCAGGATCATGACAATCGACTGCGCCATTACGACACCGTACATCGTGGCTTCCAGGGTAACCTGCTTCCCTCGAAAGTAGAAGAAAATGTGCGTACCCCTCGAATTCAACAATGGATTCAAGACAATAATGGCAACGCTCATCCAGACGAGTGATGGAATCCATTTCCTGAGCGCTTTGCCGCCGCCATGGGCAAGATTGGCCCCAAACAGCAGCAAGCACGCCACAAGCAGAAATGCTGGATGATTGAAATACATGGCGAGAAAGCCGACACATAAATAATAGAAGAAAACCACGAATGGGTGGCAGCTGCGAAAGCCACTTTCCATATTTGTACACCTTCTTTCATTTAACGTTTCTCATGCAGAAAACCGGCCGCATTGCACTGGCCGGTTTTCGCTTGGCTGAATTAACGGCGAAAAGGTTTCAGGTCGGCTTTCAGGTCCTCCCCAAGACTGGTCGTATAGAGCCATTCGACATGATCATCCACCATTAACGGGACCGTGCCTGCCCCACGATCCGGAAATACCCCATTTACACGGTACATCCAGCCGCTCCCCTGTCCACGATCAAATTCATAGACATTGGCGATACCTTCCACGTAAGCACTGGCGCCTTTCCCGCCACGGTAATCCATTTGGATTTTATGTTTTTTCGTGATTTGGATCAATGCGTCCAGTACGGTATCCCCTTCCTTGAATTCCATTTTTACAGGAGTCAGAGGGACCTCACTTGACGAGATGACGATTGAGAAGACGATTGTGGATGCTTGCTCTTCAGGTTCCTTTTCTTTTTCAGCGGGGCTTTCCACAGGCGGTGCCGGTGGCTTGGAAGGGACCTGTACGGGTGCTGCCGTTTTTGGGAGATTGCCGGCAGTGGCGTTTGAAGGTTGCTTGCCATCTTCCCCTAAAGGCCCTGACGTATGATTTTCGGCTTGTCCTGGCTGCTTTTTAGCCTGCTCCTTTGCATGAGTAGGCTGCTGCACTTCTTTCTTTGCCGACGCAACCGTTTTTTCCTGCTCATTTTCCACCCGTACCTTGGTTTCTCCTGCTTTTTCTTGCTCTTCCTTGCGGGAATCCGTTATTGATTCTTCAGAGATGCCCTCGTTCTCTTCTACGGGTTCCTGTTCCGTCAGCTCCTCGCTTGCATCCGTTTCCTGGCTGCTCTGCGGTTTTTCCAGCCCTGTCGGTTTCTGCAGTGACGATCCGCATGCGCCCAGCAAAAGAACCAATACAAAAGCGGCGGCCAAATTTCCGAAGAACTTCACATGGTTCCTCAACGATAGTCCCCCTTTACTTACATTCTTTGAATTGAATGTCCTCCATATTGCAGACAATCCAGCACCTTAGTGGAGGAATGCTGGACCGTCCTTGAAATACGATATTTAATGTGAACACTTGATAAAATGAACGCGACACTGTTTATTTCTTGTTGTTCAGTGAACGGGAAAGGAACACGGCAAAATGCGCGCGGGAGACAGACCCTTTAGGATCGAAATTTCCGTTCCCATTCCCAAGCGTGATACCATTTTGATATAAAATTTCTGCATCTTTCCGATGTGCATCCGACACACTGTCCAGATCAGCCAATTTCACTTTTTCATTTGTGGCTTTCAATCCAAAAGCTCGGACAAGCACGGAAGCCATTTGTTCACGATTCAGTTTTTCACCAGCACCGAAAGTTTCCCCGATCCCCTGACCTCTGAAAATGCCTGCCGCTTTCGCAGCATGTGCGGCTTCATAGAATACGCTAGATTTGGCTACATCCTTGAATCCTGCCGGCGACTCCGGAGCTTTCAAATCCAGTGCTCTGGCAAATAAAATCGCCGCTTCCCCTCGGTTCAATTCTAGGTTTGGCTTGAACGTCCCATCCAAGAAGCCAGCAATTACACCTTTTTCAGCAAGCTCCTGTATTTCTTTTTCCCCAAAAGATCCTTTCTTGACATCCGGGAATGAAAGATTCGGGGCCGATGCCTTTACGTCTCCCATATCATACAGGCCGGTTTTGCCAGTTTTGAGACGGTCATAGGCGACCAAAGCCATCATCCCTTGCTGGGTGGCCATGTAGTTGCTTTCCGCGCCTTTCGTATGGGAAATCCCCCCGTCCATATTGACAAAGGTTTGAAGTGCCGAAAGCAAATCGCCTTTCTCTTTCTTGAAGCGATTGTCTTCCAAGTCAATCCCAAGACTTGACAGCGCAATGATTACTTGCGAAACGCTTTCACTGTTGACTGATCCTGCCGACTGGAATCCACCTTCAGCCAGTTGTTGCTTGGACAGCCAATCCAATCCTTTATTCGTTGCATCCTTTGCTTCTTTCGTTTGCTGGTATTTCGCTAGAGCTTGCAGCGCCATGGCAGTCATGTCGATATCACTTGCAGCTCCATCCGTCAGCGGAAAGCCACCATCGCCGTTCTGTTCCGCAAGCAGCCAATCCACCAGCTTTGCTTTCGTCCATACCGCATTCGCAGGAACTTCGTAATTTTTTGAGTCCAAGGCAAGCAAAGCGAAAATGACACCGTTTGTCCCTTGCATCGTCATGCGTTCATTGTTGTAGATTTTTTCAATGAAGTCATATCCCGCGATATTTCTCGGATTTTTCCCGATCGAGGTGATGGCCAACGCCATCCGCTCATAGTCGGTGACTTTCCTGAACTCTCCTTTTTCCGCCTTTACATAGCTCTCGAACGCAGCGTAGTAAGAAGCTGGAACTTTTTGAGCCGCCCTCGCCAAACCAAGTACATCCCAATCGATGAAATGATCATAATTAGTGAAATCACGGGTTTTTTCGATCCATTTTGCTGCATTGGCAATTGATTTTTGTATCTCGATCTGGTTGTTTCCATTGCTATTGCCGTTTCCGGGACTGCCGCCCCCTCCGTTATCCGGAATATTTCCTTGTCCTAGATCATGCCCAAGATCCTTCGTATATTGCCAGCGGAGAACATCTCCGTCTTTCAACACATAGTTCCCTGCACTGTATTCCGGGAAGGTTCCGTTGACCGAATACATCCAACCACTTTGTGAACCATGGTCAAACTCCCCAAGATTTTCTATCGCCTGAACGTAAAGCCCAGCCCCGGATCCAATATAATCAATGGATACCCCTTTTTGGTCGGCCACTCTTTTCAATAATGTGAACGCAGTATCACCATTTTGCAGTGCCACTTCCATAGGCACGATGATATCTCCCAGACCTATTGTGCGCTTCTCGACGGACAGTGTGACCGTTTTGTCCGACGGGATGGCACCGCTGTCGGGGTCTTCCTCAATGATGATCTTACTTGATTGGCGCAGGAGCCTTGGATAACTACCGTTAATGTCTTTCGTGACCTTCAGCTCATACGTCCCGACCCTTGCTTTTTCACCAGGTATGCGTGCGACTCCGTTGGCATCCGTTCTGAATGTCTCCCCATTGAAGTGGATGGCCGCGTCCTTGATCTTCGCTACCTCGTTCTCTTTTTCCAGTTCCCAGGAACGGTTGTACACATTGTATTCTGCCGTCACCGTAACTTCAATTTCATCGCCTTCAAGTAATTTCGGCGCAA from Paenisporosarcina sp. FSL H8-0542 encodes:
- a CDS encoding DUF3291 domain-containing protein yields the protein MALVSIYTVGRLNHHNDHPASREFFQVGNEVYRQATKSGLIEAFSPEGVPFPEETVKGIGSPILTLTVWRSLQSLYRFTYSGQHMQALRDRSRWIEPYPKKHLSYVVWWTEKVNDVSWEEAFKRYNYYIQHGPTPFAFDFKHAFDEKGEMFLIK
- a CDS encoding ECF transporter S component — encoded protein: MARSHIYLMAASFIVLTMLIVSIVYFDYNAYLLLSLAIIACTMLPFFSRFEFRELAGREIVILAMLAAIAAVSRVPFAGLPSVQPTSFVIMMAGLVFGAESGFIVGAVAAVVSNIFLGQGPWTPWQMYAWGMLGMSAGLLRNVWWMKKMWGKCIFGFLWGYLFGWFMNMWIIVSNMEILTREFFVGVYVSSIYFDLAHGLSNVFFILVFGASWTKILERFKRKYSLLSVKGYV
- a CDS encoding energy-coupling factor transporter ATPase, whose translation is MEIFRIEEMTFGFPDMEWKALKDIHLSVREGEFVVLCGPSGCGKTTLLRLLKKELAPAGRRKGEIYYEGKRLEDWEERLLIEQIGLVFQDPDNQIVMDEVMQEIVFGLENLGYSNFEMRKRVAEMVHFFGVEGLLRLKPSELSGGQKQMLNLLSVLLLKPKVLLLDEPTSQLDPIAAKELILILERLNKEMGMTVILVEHRLEELFGVADRVLMMEDGKIVYDGNSKAVITELYARGDERFIPYVPSISRLYMEKEVWPRLDGIPLNVKESKEWIRTLPVYPALEVADADATKGTGRQRVLEMKDVYFQYEKKGSMILKSLSLDIFKGEFFALVGGNGSGKSTVMKACIGSIKPKRGTVCYEGMEVSKLKGRKLYERMAYLPQNPRTYFVHDTIVKELEEAVVRHDVKNGTAKMEELMKAFNITHLRDRHPYDCSGGEIQRAALACMLIGSPDILFIDEPTKGLDPISKKRFSEVLYRLHREGLTIMMVTHDIEFAARNAQRCAIMFDGEITVAGTADQLFKGNYFYTTAINRATRSSNVYEALTLEEAIETWPAPTFT
- a CDS encoding energy-coupling factor transporter transmembrane component T, which encodes MESGFRSCHPFVVFFYYLCVGFLAMYFNHPAFLLVACLLLFGANLAHGGGKALRKWIPSLVWMSVAIIVLNPLLNSRGTHIFFYFRGKQVTLEATMYGVVMAQSIVMILLMFISFNIILNGNKFLFVFSSFLPRTAFLTMLAIRFVPLLKRRLDEISDVQRIKGTTASTGTVWERVGNGMTMLQILLTWSLQESLDTADSMKARGYGTGKRNPYIPYRMNKRDKGWLVTMTALFALCVTGGMLGYGKIIIYPALGTLHLYFLDWVLLICMMLLVSFPLLVEGREQLKWKFSV
- a CDS encoding DUF4430 domain-containing protein → MRNHVKFFGNLAAAFVLVLLLGACGSSLQKPTGLEKPQSSQETDASEELTEQEPVEENEGISEESITDSRKEEQEKAGETKVRVENEQEKTVASAKKEVQQPTHAKEQAKKQPGQAENHTSGPLGEDGKQPSNATAGNLPKTAAPVQVPSKPPAPPVESPAEKEKEPEEQASTIVFSIVISSSEVPLTPVKMEFKEGDTVLDALIQITKKHKIQMDYRGGKGASAYVEGIANVYEFDRGQGSGWMYRVNGVFPDRGAGTVPLMVDDHVEWLYTTSLGEDLKADLKPFRR
- a CDS encoding DUF4430 domain-containing protein yields the protein MTTYTQKLRRLLPALLALIMLGSLISPIQAGAIGESGNASLPQETRGQLAEGQINTQTQSTQTDRSAEIRAKVEQAIEKTKNYYIQNPPDYSKGTSHSNYWLMSALWGAGTDLENDVPWKENASPWNPASYWTVGKEKVTTSSNEDAGIVIGSIVLGKNPYKFGTRDIVHDLVAKQKENGSFFTIWGEPWAMVALDLMEAEYDQDKHIQYILSKQNATTGYFGDSDVTGWILIALAPHLDRPDVKAAVDKAVQGIHDNRNKATGEVMGQMFGENSNSVAPIINGLAAVGEDLFSEKWTMETTQLGSVNLIERFVDRYQMADGRFTWQENTLGSWQLATEQGLLAISDAVAGKSTFVRLKDYKEQELDKQTNVSVRVEGINDTLLMNKDVQVETFMEAADAFDATEQALAEASIPFEGSSSYIAKIGPEEQATFGAWDGWQYIVNDDYPGVSVGEYPIEDGDEIVWFYGNVGDIYQDIDIADEVEELTLRPNISIAPKLLEGDEIEVTVTAEYNVYNRSWELEKENEVAKIKDAAIHFNGETFRTDANGVARIPGEKARVGTYELKVTKDINGSYPRLLRQSSKIIIEEDPDSGAIPSDKTVTLSVEKRTIGLGDIIVPMEVALQNGDTAFTLLKRVADQKGVSIDYIGSGAGLYVQAIENLGEFDHGSQSGWMYSVNGTFPEYSAGNYVLKDGDVLRWQYTKDLGHDLGQGNIPDNGGGGSPGNGNSNGNNQIEIQKSIANAAKWIEKTRDFTNYDHFIDWDVLGLARAAQKVPASYYAAFESYVKAEKGEFRKVTDYERMALAITSIGKNPRNIAGYDFIEKIYNNERMTMQGTNGVIFALLALDSKNYEVPANAVWTKAKLVDWLLAEQNGDGGFPLTDGAASDIDMTAMALQALAKYQQTKEAKDATNKGLDWLSKQQLAEGGFQSAGSVNSESVSQVIIALSSLGIDLEDNRFKKEKGDLLSALQTFVNMDGGISHTKGAESNYMATQQGMMALVAYDRLKTGKTGLYDMGDVKASAPNLSFPDVKKGSFGEKEIQELAEKGVIAGFLDGTFKPNLELNRGEAAILFARALDLKAPESPAGFKDVAKSSVFYEAAHAAKAAGIFRGQGIGETFGAGEKLNREQMASVLVRAFGLKATNEKVKLADLDSVSDAHRKDAEILYQNGITLGNGNGNFDPKGSVSRAHFAVFLSRSLNNKK